From the genome of Alosa sapidissima isolate fAloSap1 chromosome 14, fAloSap1.pri, whole genome shotgun sequence, one region includes:
- the cylda gene encoding ubiquitin carboxyl-terminal hydrolase CYLD isoform X2: MSSALWSQEKPGGGSGGGCFREDWRFYMVVTECVVEKPPQKTLRIPRGSLGQACQERNSLGRTLPPAKGKRSLRLLDQANVVLSLDERDVAELDEKLAELLFPITNCEERYSLLCNEPRLERARQIDCGSKVRVQLRSGDDPLPGVVRFKGSLLPDRALSGIWFGVELLEEGRGQGFTEGSYQGQQLFRCEDECGVFVAVDKLELWEDEDDELGELEVDSVTLVDSEHDFPPLEINSRVLVQTREGPERGTIIFYDLLPGNESLGFYVGVDMDNPIGDWDGVFDGKLLCSFASLEHTRLVPVCDVMPEYSMQDQRPPKHSFASRGSSSDKSSGQSKPKSKGLGLQCGSRSKSEFYYTLNGSSIDHPAQSKSKSTWYIDEVGEDPAKSLTDTPPDFNQASPPSRAVPPSTSLTSDQKFHSLPFSLSRKSGPNGSMSQGPLSLSVQSVRADQPDLQQGQQQQGQQPPPPQPTATAVSPRQPSSPPPRGHLRLEVGSLVEVKENPPLCGVIRWVGLPPGLEEHLAGLELEEECVGCTDGTFKGTRYFTCPPKKALFVKLKCCRPDSRFPSLHHSANPIERCNSIAFGGYLSEVVHENTPPRTENDGLEVMVGKKKGIQGHYNSCYLDSTLFCLFSFSSVLDTVLLRPRAKTDVEYYKETQELLRTEIVNPLRIHGYVCATKIMKLRRILEKVEAASGFTSEEKDPEEFLNILFHHILRVDPLLKLRSAGQKVQDCYFYQIFMDKKDKVLVPTSQQLLEWSFINSDLKFAEAPSCLIIQMPRFGKDFKMFNKIFPSLELDITDLLEDTPRECRICGGLALYECRDCYEDGDITAGKIKQFCEKCNTQVHLHPRRKSHRHGKLSVPKELQESVWRQGSFPHQRMELFAVLCIETSHYVAFVKYGAADSAWLFFDSMADRDGGQNGFNIPQVSPCPEVGAYLKMTPEELHALDPKNIQGYARRLLCDAYMCMYQSPTMSLYK; the protein is encoded by the exons ATGAGTTCGGCCCTGTGGAGCCAGGAGAAGCCCGGGGGCGGCAGCGGCGGGGGCTGCTTCCGGGAGGACTGGCGCTTCTACATGGTGGTGACGGAGTGCGTGGTGGAGAAGCCGCCGCAGAAGACGCTGCGCATCCCCCGCGGCAGCCTGGGCCAGGCCTGCCAGGAGCGCAACAGCCTGGGCCGCACGCTGCCGCCGGCCAAGGGCAAGCGGAGCCTGCGGCTGCTGGACCAGGCCAACGTGGTGCTGAGCCTGGACGAGCGTGACGTGGCCGAGCTGGACGAGAAGCTGGCCGAGCTGCTCTTCCCCATCACCAACTGCGAGGAGCGCTACAGCCTGCTGTGCAACGAGCCGCGGCTGGAGCGCGCCCGTCAGATCGACTGTGGCTCCAAGGTGCGCGTGCAGCTGCGTTCAGGCGATGACCCTCTGCCCGGCGTGGTGCGCTTCAAGGGGTCACTGCTCCCGGACCGGGCCCTCTCCGGCATCTGGTTCGGTGTTGAGCTACTG GAGGAGGGCCGAGGCCAGGGCTTCACGGAGGGCTCGTACCAGGGCCAGCAGCTGTTCCGCTGCGAGGACGAGTGTGGCGTGTTCGTGGCCGTGGACAAGCTGGAGCTGTGGGAGGACGAGGACGACGAGCTGGGCGAGCTGGAGGTGGACTCGGTCACGCTGGTCGACAGCGAGCACGACTTCCCGCCGCTGGAGATCAACTCGCGCGTGCTGGTGCAGACCCGCGAGGGGCCCGAGCGCGGCACCATCATCTTCTATGACCTGTTGCCCGGCAACGAGAGCCTGGGCTTCTACGTAGGGGTGGACATG gacAATCCCATTGGGGACTGGGACGGCGTTTTTGACGGGAAGCTGCTGTGTAGCTTTGCCAGCCTCGAGCACACCCGCCTCGTGCCCGTCTGTGACGTGATGCCAG agtacTCCATGCAGGACCAGAGGCCCCCCAAGCACAGCTTTGCCTCTAGAGGCAGCAGCAGTGACAAGTCCTCTGGCCAGAGCAAACCAAAGAGCAAAG GATTAGGTCTTCAGTGTGGGAGTAGGAGCAAGTCTGAGTTTTATTACACTTTAAATGGCAGTTCTATTGATCACCCAGCCCAGTCCAAATCCAAAAGCACATGGTACATTGATGAAG TGGGAGAGGACCCTGCCAAGTCCCTCACGGACACTCCCCCCGACTTCAATCAGGCGTCTCCGCCGTCCCGCGCCGTCCCGCCCTCCACCTCGCTGACCAGCGACCAGAAGTTCCACTCGCTGCCCTTCAGCCTGAGCCGCAAGAGCGGCCCCAACGGCAGCATGAGCCAGGGCCCTCTCTCGCTGTCCGTGCAGTCGGTCAGGGCCGACCAGCCCGACCTGCAGCagggccagcagcagcagggccagcagccgccgccgccgcagccCACGGCAACCGCCGTCTCCCCCAGACAGCCGTCGTCGCCGCCGCCGCGGGGGCACCTGCGCCTGGAGGTGGGCTCGCTGGTGGAGGTGAAGGAGAATCCACCGCTCTGCGGAGTCATCCGTTGGGTGGGGCTGCCCCCGGGGCTGGAGGAGCACCTGGCAGGCCTGGAGCTG gaggaggagtgtgtgggcTGCACGGACGGCACGTTCAAGGGCACCCGCTACTTCACCTGCCCGCCCAAGAAGGCCCTGTTCGTCAAGCTCAAGTGCTGTCGGCCCGACTCACGCTTCCCCTCGCTGCACCACTCCGCCAACCCCATCGAACGCTGCAACTCCATCG CCTTTGGAGGGTACCTGAGCGAGGTGGTGCATGAGAACACCCCTCCGCGCACAGAGAACGACGGGCTGGAGGTGATGGTGGGCAAGAAGAAAGGCATCCAAGGCCACTACAACTCCTGCTACCTGGACTCCACCCTCTTCTG tctGTTTTCTTTCAGCTCTGTTTTGGATACAGTACTGCTGAGGCCTCGGGCCAAAACTGATGTTGAGTATTACAAGGAGACACAGGAGCTGCTGCGCACAGAGATCGTCAACCCGCTACGCAT ACACGGCTATGTGTGTGCAACTAAAATAATGAAGCTAAGAAGAATCCTGGAGAAGGTGGAGGCTGCCTCTGGCTTCACCTCGGAAGAGAAAG ATCCTGAGGAATTCCTGAACATCCTGTTCCATCACATCCTGAGAGTAGACCCTTTGCTGAAGCTGCG GTCAGCCGGGCAAAAGGTCCAGGACTGCTACTTCTACCAGATCTTCATGGACAAGAAGGATAAAGTGTTAGTGCCCACAAGCCAGCAGCTTTTAGAGTGGTCCTTCATCAACAGCGATCTCAAATTCGCTGAG GCTCCCTCCTGCCTTATAATACAGATGCCTCGCTTTGGGAAGGACTTCAAAATGTTCAACAAGATCTTCCCCTCTCTCGAGCTCGACATCACAGACTTACTTGAAGACA ctcCTAGGGAGTGCCGCATCTGTGGGGGTCTGGCCCTATACGAGTGCAGAGACTGTTACGAGGACGGTGACATCACAGCTGGGAAAATCAAGCAGTTCTGTGAAAAGTGCAATACCCAG GTCCACCTCCACCCACGGCGGAAGTCCCACCGGCACGGGAAGCTGTCCGTGCCCAAGGAACTGCAGGAGAGCGTGTGGCGTCAGGGCAGCTTCCCCCACCAGCGGATGGAGCTGTTCGCCGTGCTCTGCATCGAGACCAGCCACTACGTGGCGTTCGTCAAGTACGGCGCCGCCGACTCCGCCTGGCTCTTCTTCGACAGCATGGCCGACCGGGATG GGGGCCAGAACGGATTTAACATCCCCCAGGTGTCGCCGTGTCCGGAGGTGGGGGCGTACCTGAAGATGACCCCCGAGGAGCTGCACGCACTGGACCCCAAGAACATCCAGGGCTACGCCCGCCGCCTGCTGTGTGACGCCTACATGTGCATGTACCAGAGTCCCACCATGAGCCTGTACAAATGA
- the cylda gene encoding ubiquitin carboxyl-terminal hydrolase CYLD isoform X1, with protein sequence MSSALWSQEKPGGGSGGGCFREDWRFYMVVTECVVEKPPQKTLRIPRGSLGQACQERNSLGRTLPPAKGKRSLRLLDQANVVLSLDERDVAELDEKLAELLFPITNCEERYSLLCNEPRLERARQIDCGSKVRVQLRSGDDPLPGVVRFKGSLLPDRALSGIWFGVELLEEGRGQGFTEGSYQGQQLFRCEDECGVFVAVDKLELWEDEDDELGELEVDSVTLVDSEHDFPPLEINSRVLVQTREGPERGTIIFYDLLPGNESLGFYVGVDMDNPIGDWDGVFDGKLLCSFASLEHTRLVPVCDVMPEYSMQDQRPPKHSFASRGSSSDKSSGQSKPKSKGLGLQCGSRSKSEFYYTLNGSSIDHPAQSKSKSTWYIDEASCSCLLGEDPAKSLTDTPPDFNQASPPSRAVPPSTSLTSDQKFHSLPFSLSRKSGPNGSMSQGPLSLSVQSVRADQPDLQQGQQQQGQQPPPPQPTATAVSPRQPSSPPPRGHLRLEVGSLVEVKENPPLCGVIRWVGLPPGLEEHLAGLELEEECVGCTDGTFKGTRYFTCPPKKALFVKLKCCRPDSRFPSLHHSANPIERCNSIAFGGYLSEVVHENTPPRTENDGLEVMVGKKKGIQGHYNSCYLDSTLFCLFSFSSVLDTVLLRPRAKTDVEYYKETQELLRTEIVNPLRIHGYVCATKIMKLRRILEKVEAASGFTSEEKDPEEFLNILFHHILRVDPLLKLRSAGQKVQDCYFYQIFMDKKDKVLVPTSQQLLEWSFINSDLKFAEAPSCLIIQMPRFGKDFKMFNKIFPSLELDITDLLEDTPRECRICGGLALYECRDCYEDGDITAGKIKQFCEKCNTQVHLHPRRKSHRHGKLSVPKELQESVWRQGSFPHQRMELFAVLCIETSHYVAFVKYGAADSAWLFFDSMADRDGGQNGFNIPQVSPCPEVGAYLKMTPEELHALDPKNIQGYARRLLCDAYMCMYQSPTMSLYK encoded by the exons ATGAGTTCGGCCCTGTGGAGCCAGGAGAAGCCCGGGGGCGGCAGCGGCGGGGGCTGCTTCCGGGAGGACTGGCGCTTCTACATGGTGGTGACGGAGTGCGTGGTGGAGAAGCCGCCGCAGAAGACGCTGCGCATCCCCCGCGGCAGCCTGGGCCAGGCCTGCCAGGAGCGCAACAGCCTGGGCCGCACGCTGCCGCCGGCCAAGGGCAAGCGGAGCCTGCGGCTGCTGGACCAGGCCAACGTGGTGCTGAGCCTGGACGAGCGTGACGTGGCCGAGCTGGACGAGAAGCTGGCCGAGCTGCTCTTCCCCATCACCAACTGCGAGGAGCGCTACAGCCTGCTGTGCAACGAGCCGCGGCTGGAGCGCGCCCGTCAGATCGACTGTGGCTCCAAGGTGCGCGTGCAGCTGCGTTCAGGCGATGACCCTCTGCCCGGCGTGGTGCGCTTCAAGGGGTCACTGCTCCCGGACCGGGCCCTCTCCGGCATCTGGTTCGGTGTTGAGCTACTG GAGGAGGGCCGAGGCCAGGGCTTCACGGAGGGCTCGTACCAGGGCCAGCAGCTGTTCCGCTGCGAGGACGAGTGTGGCGTGTTCGTGGCCGTGGACAAGCTGGAGCTGTGGGAGGACGAGGACGACGAGCTGGGCGAGCTGGAGGTGGACTCGGTCACGCTGGTCGACAGCGAGCACGACTTCCCGCCGCTGGAGATCAACTCGCGCGTGCTGGTGCAGACCCGCGAGGGGCCCGAGCGCGGCACCATCATCTTCTATGACCTGTTGCCCGGCAACGAGAGCCTGGGCTTCTACGTAGGGGTGGACATG gacAATCCCATTGGGGACTGGGACGGCGTTTTTGACGGGAAGCTGCTGTGTAGCTTTGCCAGCCTCGAGCACACCCGCCTCGTGCCCGTCTGTGACGTGATGCCAG agtacTCCATGCAGGACCAGAGGCCCCCCAAGCACAGCTTTGCCTCTAGAGGCAGCAGCAGTGACAAGTCCTCTGGCCAGAGCAAACCAAAGAGCAAAG GATTAGGTCTTCAGTGTGGGAGTAGGAGCAAGTCTGAGTTTTATTACACTTTAAATGGCAGTTCTATTGATCACCCAGCCCAGTCCAAATCCAAAAGCACATGGTACATTGATGAAG CGTCATGCAGCTGTCTGC TGGGAGAGGACCCTGCCAAGTCCCTCACGGACACTCCCCCCGACTTCAATCAGGCGTCTCCGCCGTCCCGCGCCGTCCCGCCCTCCACCTCGCTGACCAGCGACCAGAAGTTCCACTCGCTGCCCTTCAGCCTGAGCCGCAAGAGCGGCCCCAACGGCAGCATGAGCCAGGGCCCTCTCTCGCTGTCCGTGCAGTCGGTCAGGGCCGACCAGCCCGACCTGCAGCagggccagcagcagcagggccagcagccgccgccgccgcagccCACGGCAACCGCCGTCTCCCCCAGACAGCCGTCGTCGCCGCCGCCGCGGGGGCACCTGCGCCTGGAGGTGGGCTCGCTGGTGGAGGTGAAGGAGAATCCACCGCTCTGCGGAGTCATCCGTTGGGTGGGGCTGCCCCCGGGGCTGGAGGAGCACCTGGCAGGCCTGGAGCTG gaggaggagtgtgtgggcTGCACGGACGGCACGTTCAAGGGCACCCGCTACTTCACCTGCCCGCCCAAGAAGGCCCTGTTCGTCAAGCTCAAGTGCTGTCGGCCCGACTCACGCTTCCCCTCGCTGCACCACTCCGCCAACCCCATCGAACGCTGCAACTCCATCG CCTTTGGAGGGTACCTGAGCGAGGTGGTGCATGAGAACACCCCTCCGCGCACAGAGAACGACGGGCTGGAGGTGATGGTGGGCAAGAAGAAAGGCATCCAAGGCCACTACAACTCCTGCTACCTGGACTCCACCCTCTTCTG tctGTTTTCTTTCAGCTCTGTTTTGGATACAGTACTGCTGAGGCCTCGGGCCAAAACTGATGTTGAGTATTACAAGGAGACACAGGAGCTGCTGCGCACAGAGATCGTCAACCCGCTACGCAT ACACGGCTATGTGTGTGCAACTAAAATAATGAAGCTAAGAAGAATCCTGGAGAAGGTGGAGGCTGCCTCTGGCTTCACCTCGGAAGAGAAAG ATCCTGAGGAATTCCTGAACATCCTGTTCCATCACATCCTGAGAGTAGACCCTTTGCTGAAGCTGCG GTCAGCCGGGCAAAAGGTCCAGGACTGCTACTTCTACCAGATCTTCATGGACAAGAAGGATAAAGTGTTAGTGCCCACAAGCCAGCAGCTTTTAGAGTGGTCCTTCATCAACAGCGATCTCAAATTCGCTGAG GCTCCCTCCTGCCTTATAATACAGATGCCTCGCTTTGGGAAGGACTTCAAAATGTTCAACAAGATCTTCCCCTCTCTCGAGCTCGACATCACAGACTTACTTGAAGACA ctcCTAGGGAGTGCCGCATCTGTGGGGGTCTGGCCCTATACGAGTGCAGAGACTGTTACGAGGACGGTGACATCACAGCTGGGAAAATCAAGCAGTTCTGTGAAAAGTGCAATACCCAG GTCCACCTCCACCCACGGCGGAAGTCCCACCGGCACGGGAAGCTGTCCGTGCCCAAGGAACTGCAGGAGAGCGTGTGGCGTCAGGGCAGCTTCCCCCACCAGCGGATGGAGCTGTTCGCCGTGCTCTGCATCGAGACCAGCCACTACGTGGCGTTCGTCAAGTACGGCGCCGCCGACTCCGCCTGGCTCTTCTTCGACAGCATGGCCGACCGGGATG GGGGCCAGAACGGATTTAACATCCCCCAGGTGTCGCCGTGTCCGGAGGTGGGGGCGTACCTGAAGATGACCCCCGAGGAGCTGCACGCACTGGACCCCAAGAACATCCAGGGCTACGCCCGCCGCCTGCTGTGTGACGCCTACATGTGCATGTACCAGAGTCCCACCATGAGCCTGTACAAATGA
- the cylda gene encoding ubiquitin carboxyl-terminal hydrolase CYLD isoform X3, whose amino-acid sequence MSSALWSQEKPGGGSGGGCFREDWRFYMVVTECVVEKPPQKTLRIPRGSLGQACQERNSLGRTLPPAKGKRSLRLLDQANVVLSLDERDVAELDEKLAELLFPITNCEERYSLLCNEPRLERARQIDCGSKVRVQLRSGDDPLPGVVRFKGSLLPDRALSGIWFGVELLEEGRGQGFTEGSYQGQQLFRCEDECGVFVAVDKLELWEDEDDELGELEVDSVTLVDSEHDFPPLEINSRVLVQTREGPERGTIIFYDLLPGNESLGFYVGVDMDNPIGDWDGVFDGKLLCSFASLEHTRLVPVCDVMPEYSMQDQRPPKHSFASRGSSSDKSSGQSKPKSKVGEDPAKSLTDTPPDFNQASPPSRAVPPSTSLTSDQKFHSLPFSLSRKSGPNGSMSQGPLSLSVQSVRADQPDLQQGQQQQGQQPPPPQPTATAVSPRQPSSPPPRGHLRLEVGSLVEVKENPPLCGVIRWVGLPPGLEEHLAGLELEEECVGCTDGTFKGTRYFTCPPKKALFVKLKCCRPDSRFPSLHHSANPIERCNSIAFGGYLSEVVHENTPPRTENDGLEVMVGKKKGIQGHYNSCYLDSTLFCLFSFSSVLDTVLLRPRAKTDVEYYKETQELLRTEIVNPLRIHGYVCATKIMKLRRILEKVEAASGFTSEEKDPEEFLNILFHHILRVDPLLKLRSAGQKVQDCYFYQIFMDKKDKVLVPTSQQLLEWSFINSDLKFAEAPSCLIIQMPRFGKDFKMFNKIFPSLELDITDLLEDTPRECRICGGLALYECRDCYEDGDITAGKIKQFCEKCNTQVHLHPRRKSHRHGKLSVPKELQESVWRQGSFPHQRMELFAVLCIETSHYVAFVKYGAADSAWLFFDSMADRDGGQNGFNIPQVSPCPEVGAYLKMTPEELHALDPKNIQGYARRLLCDAYMCMYQSPTMSLYK is encoded by the exons ATGAGTTCGGCCCTGTGGAGCCAGGAGAAGCCCGGGGGCGGCAGCGGCGGGGGCTGCTTCCGGGAGGACTGGCGCTTCTACATGGTGGTGACGGAGTGCGTGGTGGAGAAGCCGCCGCAGAAGACGCTGCGCATCCCCCGCGGCAGCCTGGGCCAGGCCTGCCAGGAGCGCAACAGCCTGGGCCGCACGCTGCCGCCGGCCAAGGGCAAGCGGAGCCTGCGGCTGCTGGACCAGGCCAACGTGGTGCTGAGCCTGGACGAGCGTGACGTGGCCGAGCTGGACGAGAAGCTGGCCGAGCTGCTCTTCCCCATCACCAACTGCGAGGAGCGCTACAGCCTGCTGTGCAACGAGCCGCGGCTGGAGCGCGCCCGTCAGATCGACTGTGGCTCCAAGGTGCGCGTGCAGCTGCGTTCAGGCGATGACCCTCTGCCCGGCGTGGTGCGCTTCAAGGGGTCACTGCTCCCGGACCGGGCCCTCTCCGGCATCTGGTTCGGTGTTGAGCTACTG GAGGAGGGCCGAGGCCAGGGCTTCACGGAGGGCTCGTACCAGGGCCAGCAGCTGTTCCGCTGCGAGGACGAGTGTGGCGTGTTCGTGGCCGTGGACAAGCTGGAGCTGTGGGAGGACGAGGACGACGAGCTGGGCGAGCTGGAGGTGGACTCGGTCACGCTGGTCGACAGCGAGCACGACTTCCCGCCGCTGGAGATCAACTCGCGCGTGCTGGTGCAGACCCGCGAGGGGCCCGAGCGCGGCACCATCATCTTCTATGACCTGTTGCCCGGCAACGAGAGCCTGGGCTTCTACGTAGGGGTGGACATG gacAATCCCATTGGGGACTGGGACGGCGTTTTTGACGGGAAGCTGCTGTGTAGCTTTGCCAGCCTCGAGCACACCCGCCTCGTGCCCGTCTGTGACGTGATGCCAG agtacTCCATGCAGGACCAGAGGCCCCCCAAGCACAGCTTTGCCTCTAGAGGCAGCAGCAGTGACAAGTCCTCTGGCCAGAGCAAACCAAAGAGCAAAG TGGGAGAGGACCCTGCCAAGTCCCTCACGGACACTCCCCCCGACTTCAATCAGGCGTCTCCGCCGTCCCGCGCCGTCCCGCCCTCCACCTCGCTGACCAGCGACCAGAAGTTCCACTCGCTGCCCTTCAGCCTGAGCCGCAAGAGCGGCCCCAACGGCAGCATGAGCCAGGGCCCTCTCTCGCTGTCCGTGCAGTCGGTCAGGGCCGACCAGCCCGACCTGCAGCagggccagcagcagcagggccagcagccgccgccgccgcagccCACGGCAACCGCCGTCTCCCCCAGACAGCCGTCGTCGCCGCCGCCGCGGGGGCACCTGCGCCTGGAGGTGGGCTCGCTGGTGGAGGTGAAGGAGAATCCACCGCTCTGCGGAGTCATCCGTTGGGTGGGGCTGCCCCCGGGGCTGGAGGAGCACCTGGCAGGCCTGGAGCTG gaggaggagtgtgtgggcTGCACGGACGGCACGTTCAAGGGCACCCGCTACTTCACCTGCCCGCCCAAGAAGGCCCTGTTCGTCAAGCTCAAGTGCTGTCGGCCCGACTCACGCTTCCCCTCGCTGCACCACTCCGCCAACCCCATCGAACGCTGCAACTCCATCG CCTTTGGAGGGTACCTGAGCGAGGTGGTGCATGAGAACACCCCTCCGCGCACAGAGAACGACGGGCTGGAGGTGATGGTGGGCAAGAAGAAAGGCATCCAAGGCCACTACAACTCCTGCTACCTGGACTCCACCCTCTTCTG tctGTTTTCTTTCAGCTCTGTTTTGGATACAGTACTGCTGAGGCCTCGGGCCAAAACTGATGTTGAGTATTACAAGGAGACACAGGAGCTGCTGCGCACAGAGATCGTCAACCCGCTACGCAT ACACGGCTATGTGTGTGCAACTAAAATAATGAAGCTAAGAAGAATCCTGGAGAAGGTGGAGGCTGCCTCTGGCTTCACCTCGGAAGAGAAAG ATCCTGAGGAATTCCTGAACATCCTGTTCCATCACATCCTGAGAGTAGACCCTTTGCTGAAGCTGCG GTCAGCCGGGCAAAAGGTCCAGGACTGCTACTTCTACCAGATCTTCATGGACAAGAAGGATAAAGTGTTAGTGCCCACAAGCCAGCAGCTTTTAGAGTGGTCCTTCATCAACAGCGATCTCAAATTCGCTGAG GCTCCCTCCTGCCTTATAATACAGATGCCTCGCTTTGGGAAGGACTTCAAAATGTTCAACAAGATCTTCCCCTCTCTCGAGCTCGACATCACAGACTTACTTGAAGACA ctcCTAGGGAGTGCCGCATCTGTGGGGGTCTGGCCCTATACGAGTGCAGAGACTGTTACGAGGACGGTGACATCACAGCTGGGAAAATCAAGCAGTTCTGTGAAAAGTGCAATACCCAG GTCCACCTCCACCCACGGCGGAAGTCCCACCGGCACGGGAAGCTGTCCGTGCCCAAGGAACTGCAGGAGAGCGTGTGGCGTCAGGGCAGCTTCCCCCACCAGCGGATGGAGCTGTTCGCCGTGCTCTGCATCGAGACCAGCCACTACGTGGCGTTCGTCAAGTACGGCGCCGCCGACTCCGCCTGGCTCTTCTTCGACAGCATGGCCGACCGGGATG GGGGCCAGAACGGATTTAACATCCCCCAGGTGTCGCCGTGTCCGGAGGTGGGGGCGTACCTGAAGATGACCCCCGAGGAGCTGCACGCACTGGACCCCAAGAACATCCAGGGCTACGCCCGCCGCCTGCTGTGTGACGCCTACATGTGCATGTACCAGAGTCCCACCATGAGCCTGTACAAATGA